A section of the Streptomyces sp. SLBN-118 genome encodes:
- a CDS encoding phage tail tape measure protein encodes MAGAYTLYVQVQAGVSGLVGGLRTAAGQVTAFGGQIRRLDGDLNQLAARSDRTRRAMVTGFTLMGAALGGALVIGVRNAIELEKHMANVITISKEINSTNIEQFTNQIVELSTQLPQTADQLAEGLYQVVSTGFDGADAMTILRVAARGAAAGLTTTETSARALLGVLKAYGMDASQANDVMDIMFQTVNYGVVSFDELAQQLGDVIPMAAAAGVKFEDISAAVAAVTLAGIPAAESVTALNMLMTRMMKPTQELSDMIKGFGYESAAAALQQDGLYVVMEKIRNATGGTADKMVPLLKDIRAVRAALALSAADGENYASVYQGISLEVERAGATQKAYAIQMDTTAGQWSLFRNQATALGIDMARVLLPALQTVGEYLNVLAGAVNDLPGPVKSLMGVLIALSAAALLGKAAFLRFGAQLTLFRTQLAAARAGGSMLPAVLSGAGIAVAGLTALMAIGVGVYAAYSASKQKAKAATEELVDALRKERDEGEQGAGLRTLTEQLTNSDDVKKLKDAGVDVATAIDAITSGGQRLQRLKDDLKAKKAESWEILPGGAYTYDISFDRAKDVLNKQHKIWSDAVKKENELAANMAIVNNKIKNNRREMLGAWDLTQALPTDKNGSPQFTEQMEAMSKALASIVDPAKAWKAAQDKVAEANRKAGRSADASKASLSDYVEELRKQLKAQREFQKNLGLLASEGHLGLADHFSNLGPDSAPILDELVKQLSNGKGKVADELESIIQESSARSTPAFRAGLEQLPAISAKYGKKVAEAWADAAATNDPGKLAHVMQDMAVTDMANAAKKLPKAASAQLEQGMSLLADVSAKWGKEASTSLAQSFLKGDVEEIRTQLGYLYGADMPIKGPDLSGVVHAFKAAGVQSNSEWSGMLSLIVAVSQTKGTAAATALTTALLSGDMAAVQTQLDGIGAAVGRIPGTKTITVSVNKPAAVTIPFFAKVQATPSDKDANGIPDMIQAPARQANGGLLDFYANGGMRRREEHTAQIAPGGSWRVWAEPETQGEAYIPLAGAKRARSKRILEEVARRFGGEVSYHADGGLSGFTYRPQSLYTLSGIASDSQDKKGNFSLSLFAKKLHSSVATARRWRKDLDTVARRAGQDVANALAEMGEEGVSLTRKMATGSSRYVRSMAKDLRDLAAASKANLGEYTGQLRQAVKDQTGFETNLAKLAAGGYGDLAKRLAAQGDQDAADLAAQAVKDKKKAKAANDAARSAGKTVPSDDLPDLVAIISAVKSKSTGLHAVANTTGLDEDHIIEIANLALSRLKSALGSKGAKFFADLARANKGLSYANGGILTPGLYATSGGLIKFAEPEAQGEAYIPLGAAKRSSATAVLNDVASRFGMRLSSASAAPTMRLVEARPQTAIKVTVVQQQTKALVEHMPITVQGRDTSPQELSGEIMRRLRNAQRGGRL; translated from the coding sequence GTGGCTGGGGCCTACACCCTCTACGTCCAGGTTCAAGCGGGCGTATCTGGTCTAGTCGGCGGTCTGCGCACTGCGGCAGGCCAAGTGACCGCGTTCGGCGGACAGATACGCCGTCTCGACGGCGACCTCAACCAGCTTGCCGCGAGGTCCGACCGGACCCGGCGAGCGATGGTCACCGGGTTCACGCTGATGGGCGCCGCACTGGGCGGCGCGCTGGTGATCGGCGTGCGGAACGCCATTGAGCTGGAGAAGCACATGGCGAACGTGATCACGATCTCCAAGGAGATCAACAGCACGAACATCGAGCAGTTCACGAACCAGATCGTCGAACTGAGCACGCAGCTTCCCCAGACCGCCGACCAGCTCGCTGAGGGCTTGTACCAGGTCGTCTCGACCGGATTCGACGGCGCGGACGCGATGACTATCCTGCGAGTCGCCGCCCGCGGCGCCGCAGCCGGCCTGACGACGACCGAGACGTCCGCGCGCGCCCTGCTCGGGGTGCTGAAGGCGTACGGCATGGACGCCTCGCAGGCCAACGACGTCATGGACATCATGTTCCAGACGGTCAACTACGGCGTGGTGTCGTTCGATGAGCTGGCCCAGCAGCTCGGCGACGTCATCCCGATGGCGGCCGCCGCGGGCGTGAAGTTCGAGGACATCAGTGCAGCAGTCGCGGCCGTCACCCTCGCCGGCATCCCGGCAGCGGAGAGCGTCACCGCGCTCAACATGCTGATGACCCGCATGATGAAGCCCACCCAAGAGCTGTCCGACATGATCAAGGGCTTCGGGTACGAGTCGGCCGCCGCCGCTCTCCAGCAAGACGGCCTGTACGTCGTCATGGAGAAGATCCGCAACGCCACCGGCGGTACAGCGGACAAGATGGTCCCTCTTCTCAAGGACATCCGAGCCGTCCGCGCAGCCTTGGCCCTTTCAGCGGCCGACGGCGAGAACTATGCCTCCGTGTACCAGGGCATCAGCCTGGAGGTCGAACGAGCTGGGGCGACTCAGAAGGCGTACGCGATCCAGATGGATACGACCGCAGGCCAGTGGAGTCTCTTCCGTAACCAGGCAACTGCCCTCGGCATCGACATGGCCCGTGTGCTGCTACCCGCACTGCAGACTGTCGGCGAGTACCTGAACGTGCTCGCCGGAGCCGTCAACGACCTGCCGGGACCGGTGAAGTCGCTGATGGGTGTCCTGATCGCCCTGTCGGCAGCCGCGTTGCTCGGCAAGGCCGCGTTCCTGCGATTCGGCGCGCAGCTCACGCTGTTCCGCACACAGCTCGCAGCCGCCCGAGCCGGAGGCTCGATGCTTCCTGCTGTCCTCAGCGGCGCGGGAATCGCCGTCGCCGGTCTGACCGCACTGATGGCGATCGGGGTTGGGGTCTACGCCGCGTACTCGGCCAGCAAACAGAAGGCCAAGGCCGCCACTGAGGAACTGGTCGATGCCCTGCGCAAGGAACGGGACGAAGGCGAGCAGGGAGCGGGACTGCGCACCCTCACCGAGCAACTGACCAACAGCGACGACGTGAAGAAGCTCAAGGACGCCGGTGTCGACGTCGCCACCGCTATCGACGCGATCACCTCCGGTGGTCAGAGGCTGCAACGCCTCAAGGATGACCTGAAGGCAAAGAAGGCCGAGTCGTGGGAAATCCTCCCCGGCGGTGCCTACACCTACGACATCTCCTTCGACCGAGCGAAGGACGTGCTGAACAAGCAGCACAAGATCTGGTCCGACGCGGTCAAGAAGGAGAACGAGCTTGCCGCAAACATGGCCATCGTCAACAACAAGATCAAGAACAACCGCAGGGAAATGCTCGGAGCTTGGGACCTGACGCAGGCCCTGCCGACGGACAAGAACGGGTCGCCGCAGTTCACCGAGCAGATGGAGGCAATGAGCAAGGCGCTCGCCTCGATCGTTGACCCCGCGAAGGCATGGAAGGCCGCCCAGGACAAGGTCGCCGAGGCGAACCGGAAGGCAGGCCGATCCGCCGATGCTTCCAAGGCATCGCTTTCCGACTACGTGGAGGAACTTCGTAAGCAGCTCAAGGCGCAGAGAGAGTTCCAGAAGAACCTGGGGCTGCTGGCTTCCGAAGGCCACCTGGGCTTGGCCGACCACTTCTCCAATCTCGGCCCGGACTCGGCACCGATCCTCGACGAGCTGGTGAAGCAGCTCAGCAACGGCAAGGGCAAGGTCGCCGACGAACTCGAATCGATCATCCAGGAGTCCTCTGCACGCTCGACCCCCGCTTTCCGCGCCGGCCTGGAACAGCTGCCCGCGATCTCTGCCAAGTACGGGAAGAAGGTCGCCGAGGCCTGGGCGGACGCCGCGGCGACCAACGACCCAGGCAAGCTCGCCCACGTCATGCAGGACATGGCAGTGACGGACATGGCGAACGCCGCGAAGAAGCTGCCCAAGGCAGCCTCCGCACAACTCGAACAGGGCATGAGCCTCCTGGCGGACGTCTCCGCCAAGTGGGGCAAGGAAGCGTCGACTTCACTCGCACAGTCCTTCCTCAAAGGCGACGTCGAGGAGATCCGCACGCAGCTCGGCTACCTGTACGGCGCGGACATGCCCATCAAGGGCCCGGACCTGTCCGGAGTGGTCCACGCCTTCAAGGCGGCAGGCGTCCAGTCGAACTCCGAGTGGTCGGGGATGCTCAGCCTCATCGTCGCGGTGTCCCAGACCAAGGGAACCGCGGCCGCCACCGCTCTCACCACCGCGCTGCTGTCCGGCGACATGGCCGCCGTACAGACACAGCTCGACGGGATCGGCGCGGCCGTGGGCCGCATCCCTGGGACGAAGACCATCACCGTCAGCGTCAACAAGCCTGCCGCCGTGACCATCCCCTTCTTTGCGAAGGTCCAGGCCACACCATCGGACAAGGACGCCAACGGCATCCCCGACATGATCCAGGCCCCCGCGAGGCAGGCGAACGGCGGTCTGCTCGACTTCTACGCCAACGGCGGGATGCGTCGTCGTGAAGAGCACACGGCACAGATTGCACCAGGTGGCTCCTGGCGCGTGTGGGCGGAGCCAGAGACACAGGGTGAGGCGTACATACCGCTAGCCGGGGCCAAGCGAGCTCGGTCGAAGCGCATCCTCGAGGAAGTCGCGCGGCGCTTCGGCGGTGAGGTCAGCTACCACGCCGACGGTGGCTTGTCCGGGTTCACCTACCGGCCGCAGTCGCTCTACACCTTGTCCGGCATCGCGAGCGATTCTCAGGACAAGAAGGGGAACTTCAGCCTCTCCCTGTTCGCCAAGAAGCTCCACTCCTCTGTCGCCACCGCCAGGCGTTGGCGCAAGGACCTGGACACGGTGGCCCGCCGCGCCGGACAGGACGTCGCGAACGCCCTGGCAGAGATGGGCGAGGAAGGAGTCTCACTCACCCGCAAGATGGCCACAGGCAGCTCGCGGTATGTGCGGTCGATGGCGAAGGACCTCCGTGACCTGGCCGCCGCGTCCAAGGCAAACCTCGGCGAGTACACCGGGCAGCTCCGCCAGGCGGTGAAGGACCAGACCGGCTTCGAGACGAACCTCGCGAAGCTGGCCGCTGGCGGCTACGGCGACCTGGCCAAGCGGCTTGCCGCGCAGGGCGATCAGGACGCGGCCGACCTGGCTGCCCAGGCCGTGAAGGACAAGAAGAAGGCCAAGGCCGCGAACGACGCCGCCCGCAGCGCAGGCAAGACAGTCCCCAGCGATGACCTCCCGGATCTGGTGGCCATCATCAGCGCGGTCAAGAGCAAGTCGACGGGACTGCACGCAGTGGCCAACACAACCGGGCTCGACGAGGACCACATCATCGAGATCGCCAACCTCGCGCTGTCGCGGTTGAAGAGCGCACTGGGCTCCAAGGGTGCAAAGTTCTTCGCCGACCTGGCCCGAGCGAACAAGGGGCTCTCGTACGCCAACGGCGGCATCCTCACCCCTGGTCTCTACGCAACTTCCGGGGGGTTGATCAAGTTCGCCGAGCCGGAGGCGCAGGGCGAGGCGTACATCCCGCTCGGCGCAGCCAAGCGCAGCAGCGCCACCGCCGTCCTGAACGACGTCGCCTCACGGTTCGGGATGCGCCTGTCCAGCGCGTCCGCCGCCCCCACAATGCGCCTCGTCGAGGCTCGACCGCAGACCGCCATCAAGGTCACCGTTGTCCAGCAGCAGACCAAGGCCCTGGTTGAGCACATGCCGATCACCGTTCAAGGCCGCGACACCTCTCCACAGGAACTGTCCGGTGAAATCATGCGACGGCTGCGCAACGCACAGCGAGGAGGGCGGCTGTGA
- a CDS encoding phage distal tail protein translates to MAGLNQDWQIDFAGILMGPGTPYLVSDVVGLGAPELRTQDVDNPVDDGAYPGVDYYGRRVVRIEASIRTPGDPAAATDALARLHEAAGVPSVRKAAGALAVLRLKWPGRDVRRLYGRVRRAEAISTSQSIHGWIPLELEFNATDPRFHDDVQQSLTLPLDISQNVPGFRAPLTAPITTGVSNPSARPGWLTNLGDLAAHPTLRIDGPVTNPRVWFVETGRSLELLLTIGVGEFVEIDTRPGTRWVLRNGSGNASSALSTSSRLDLFQIRPGRSELRWTATDYTNTSRLAISWRDAYTAL, encoded by the coding sequence ATGGCGGGTCTCAACCAGGACTGGCAAATCGATTTCGCGGGAATTCTGATGGGCCCGGGTACCCCGTACCTGGTGTCCGACGTGGTCGGTCTCGGTGCTCCCGAACTGCGCACTCAAGATGTCGACAACCCCGTGGACGATGGCGCCTATCCAGGGGTCGACTACTACGGCCGACGCGTCGTGCGGATCGAAGCCTCCATCCGCACGCCCGGTGATCCGGCAGCCGCCACAGACGCTCTAGCCCGTCTGCACGAAGCCGCGGGAGTTCCATCCGTGCGAAAGGCAGCCGGCGCCCTCGCCGTTCTGCGCTTGAAGTGGCCAGGACGGGATGTGCGTCGCTTGTACGGCCGCGTCCGGCGAGCCGAAGCCATCTCCACATCGCAGAGCATCCACGGCTGGATCCCGCTTGAGCTGGAGTTCAACGCGACCGACCCGCGCTTCCACGACGACGTTCAGCAGTCCCTGACCCTGCCCCTGGACATCTCGCAGAATGTGCCCGGCTTCCGCGCGCCACTGACAGCGCCCATCACCACCGGCGTCTCCAACCCGTCCGCCCGTCCGGGATGGCTCACCAACCTCGGCGACCTCGCCGCTCACCCGACGCTGCGCATCGACGGCCCAGTCACCAACCCGCGGGTCTGGTTCGTCGAGACCGGACGGTCCTTGGAACTGTTGCTGACCATCGGCGTTGGCGAGTTCGTCGAAATCGACACCCGCCCCGGCACCCGATGGGTCCTGCGCAACGGGTCAGGCAACGCCTCCTCCGCCTTGTCCACGAGCTCCCGGCTGGATCTATTTCAGATCCGACCCGGCCGCAGCGAACTGCGGTGGACGGCCACTGACTACACCAACACCTCCCGCCTCGCCATCTCGTGGCGCGACGCCTACACCGCCCTATAA
- a CDS encoding peptidoglycan-binding protein, with translation MATPLSANQAVAVLEAAGLEVIQVRSWRDNNRNHKGPWGPMHGVVIHHTGTYSSQAQMVAMCYSGHSELPGPLCHTVIDKAGHCHMVGWGRANHAGRGDAAVLAAVKNEEPLPADRQANADGNVHFYGTELINRGDGKDPWPNEQIEAAARWAAALCRAHGWTERSVIGHLEWQPGKIDPHGFSMDSFRVRVAQLLKDGDSKPPPKPKPKPKAPAYPGRAAFGPGKVNESILRLGQQLVKKGYGTHYKVGPSRTWGEADRLNVQAFQLAQKWSGSDADGYPGPETWLRLFA, from the coding sequence ATGGCAACCCCTCTGTCCGCAAACCAGGCGGTAGCCGTGCTGGAGGCCGCTGGCCTGGAGGTAATCCAGGTCCGGTCCTGGCGCGACAATAACCGTAATCACAAGGGCCCTTGGGGCCCGATGCATGGTGTGGTGATCCATCACACCGGCACCTATTCCAGCCAGGCCCAGATGGTGGCCATGTGCTACAGCGGACACTCCGAGCTTCCCGGTCCGCTGTGCCACACCGTCATCGACAAAGCGGGCCACTGCCACATGGTCGGCTGGGGGCGCGCCAATCACGCCGGTCGCGGCGACGCGGCCGTGCTCGCCGCAGTCAAGAACGAGGAGCCGCTCCCGGCCGACCGACAAGCAAACGCAGATGGCAACGTTCACTTCTACGGAACCGAGCTCATCAACCGGGGTGACGGCAAGGACCCCTGGCCCAATGAACAGATCGAGGCAGCGGCCCGGTGGGCGGCTGCACTATGCCGCGCTCACGGTTGGACAGAGCGATCGGTAATCGGGCACCTGGAATGGCAGCCCGGAAAGATAGATCCTCACGGATTCTCGATGGACTCCTTCCGGGTGCGGGTCGCTCAGCTGCTCAAGGACGGCGACAGCAAACCGCCGCCGAAGCCGAAGCCGAAGCCGAAAGCGCCCGCCTACCCCGGCCGCGCAGCGTTCGGCCCGGGCAAGGTCAACGAATCGATCCTGCGGCTCGGTCAGCAGCTCGTGAAGAAGGGCTACGGCACGCACTACAAGGTCGGCCCCTCCCGCACATGGGGCGAAGCAGACCGTCTGAACGTGCAGGCATTCCAGCTCGCGCAGAAGTGGTCCGGCTCCGACGCCGACGGCTACCCCGGCCCCGAGACCTGGCTACGGCTCTTCGCCTGA
- a CDS encoding WD40 repeat domain-containing protein, translated as MKRSAEQAERLHSQLVAMGTATYQEGFDDLPKVPWALRTVVEALQPLGYATIGEPPGYDVDLMRGDLCEKLRYAAHASEVVIVYYTGHGALPERDAYYLVLHETQVGAYDSAVTAAEISRQLMRSQGREVYEQPKVLLILDCCFSGTGGTEILDQALRGVGSENLWVLASASGLEFAQEGLFAQWFAEALRKPPPLGRSTPWLPVNLLADAINTAHPGSGQVVHCLPPAKGDTVTPPFIPNPLFEEGVAGLTTAEQHWLSRLRGAPNATMTGFYLTGRTGRVKAAQDLVKWLTRDPKAGGLAVVTGRVGTGKSALLSLPVLLCGPGGRSLIEGAKPDRLITRTAEALPEETRLVAVHARGLNGDQVSRAIAVALGREAETVSTLLEDLNAHPDPIGATVVVDAVDETAHPDTLSQVLLQPLARRLKVVVGCRSNKRAQVGASDLTIDLDAPEYEDPEALTDYVRELLTASRESGIHTPYPDDASTTQVAEEIAKRATEVSADGSVTQSFLTAQLMARTIRSRPERVDTSDAAWRTSLPADLGEAFDEDLRDLGTRAASARPLLEALAWARGPGMPWEKLWVPVAQALADRRHTGPRESRPPITDYDVRWLLKHAGAYIVEDLGPGEKSVFRPFHPALVTHLRREPENEPPAATPHRRGHEAGVEQAVTNALLATVPQDAEGHREWLSAHLYLRTYLAQHAAEAGPDVFARLMEESGFLAVADPVTLTPVLTNESTLAAAPSLAGVERIYRRARPLLTSNPPANAAYLEEAATALARGPHTREDRSIRPWYSTLLASIRHDQSKWTLTGHTDKVNAIAFGRRADGNLLLAAASDDGTVRLWNPITNLRYKRPLRMHIGSVSTVAFGTTRKGTLLLASAGWQNVRVWKATSGTQIQRIPAHVSRVNSVAFGTARNGRLLLASGGDDGTVQLWNPMTGSALQGPLRGHAGPVNCVAIGTFQGQPMLASAGADGTVRLWSPTTGQELRGAVTRRTGPVNAVAFVAHEDRLLLASAGEDGAVQIDDAITGEQFCEPVVDHHGAVRSLDLHRSSDGKLHLYVADSDPSGKVRVWQLPSGSPACPPLAGHGLAVRSVAAVAGPDGRPLLASGSEDTTVRVWDPLTARHEELPAPDTHVLSVAVGPNGASGSPMAYGSDDGSVRLWDGNGEPHRLGEHRTGARTLAFDMDPARHGVLASGGETGKIKLWRPDRREQIGELSTGTGHAITTAAFGLSTEDHSVLALGDDEGRVWLSDGDGGAVQELYRHQHAVRTATFGTGRDGHTLLASGGSDGSIRLWDCHTKQPVHSPLSDTPLPGVLVCGTTSSGRCLVATGDDQGFVRLLDPVTGEQLAEPPRGRRSPIQFLTVSTTADGHLVVLSAGAAWLQLWDVTAATAPVALRRRSEVRAIAANGTTLAIGDSEGVSVLAFHG; from the coding sequence ATGAAGCGATCGGCTGAGCAGGCGGAGAGGCTCCACTCTCAACTGGTGGCCATGGGTACGGCGACCTACCAGGAGGGGTTCGACGATCTCCCCAAGGTTCCCTGGGCCCTGCGTACGGTCGTTGAGGCCCTACAACCCCTCGGTTATGCCACGATCGGCGAACCGCCCGGCTACGACGTCGACCTCATGCGCGGGGACCTGTGCGAGAAACTGAGGTACGCGGCGCACGCGAGCGAGGTCGTCATCGTGTACTACACGGGTCACGGTGCCCTTCCGGAACGCGACGCCTACTACTTGGTTCTCCACGAAACCCAAGTAGGCGCCTACGACTCCGCTGTGACCGCCGCGGAGATCTCCAGGCAGCTCATGCGCAGCCAAGGGCGTGAGGTCTACGAGCAACCGAAGGTCCTGCTGATCCTCGACTGTTGCTTCTCCGGCACCGGCGGGACCGAGATCCTCGATCAGGCGTTGCGAGGCGTCGGCAGTGAGAACCTGTGGGTCCTGGCCAGTGCCTCAGGACTGGAATTTGCCCAGGAAGGGCTCTTCGCTCAGTGGTTCGCCGAGGCCCTCCGCAAGCCTCCCCCCTTGGGGCGCTCCACTCCCTGGCTCCCCGTCAACCTCCTCGCGGATGCCATCAATACAGCCCACCCAGGCTCGGGCCAGGTTGTCCATTGCCTTCCGCCCGCAAAGGGCGACACGGTCACTCCGCCGTTCATACCCAATCCTCTCTTTGAGGAAGGTGTCGCCGGGCTGACCACCGCCGAACAGCATTGGCTCTCCCGGTTGCGCGGCGCCCCGAACGCAACGATGACTGGCTTCTACCTCACCGGCAGAACCGGCCGGGTAAAGGCAGCGCAGGACCTCGTGAAATGGCTGACTCGCGACCCCAAGGCCGGGGGTCTGGCCGTTGTCACGGGACGTGTAGGGACGGGTAAGTCGGCGCTGCTGTCGCTGCCGGTTCTCCTCTGCGGGCCGGGGGGCCGGTCACTCATCGAAGGGGCCAAGCCCGATCGTCTGATCACGCGGACCGCCGAAGCTTTGCCGGAGGAGACACGACTCGTGGCCGTCCACGCTCGAGGTCTCAACGGCGACCAAGTCTCCCGCGCCATTGCCGTCGCATTGGGCCGCGAGGCCGAAACGGTGAGTACGCTGCTCGAGGACCTCAACGCGCATCCCGATCCCATCGGTGCCACGGTCGTCGTCGACGCCGTCGACGAAACCGCCCACCCCGACACCCTCAGCCAGGTCCTCCTCCAGCCTCTTGCCCGCAGACTGAAGGTCGTCGTGGGCTGTCGAAGCAACAAACGGGCACAGGTGGGTGCCAGCGACCTGACCATCGATCTGGACGCGCCTGAGTACGAGGACCCGGAAGCTCTTACCGACTACGTCCGCGAACTGCTGACCGCTTCGCGTGAGAGCGGCATCCACACGCCGTACCCGGACGACGCCTCGACCACACAGGTGGCGGAAGAGATAGCCAAGCGCGCTACTGAGGTCAGCGCAGACGGCTCCGTGACCCAGTCCTTCCTCACGGCGCAGCTGATGGCACGCACGATCCGCAGCCGGCCCGAGCGCGTCGACACATCCGACGCCGCATGGAGAACGTCGTTGCCGGCCGACCTGGGAGAGGCATTCGACGAAGACCTGCGAGACCTCGGAACGCGAGCCGCCTCGGCCCGCCCGCTCCTGGAGGCGCTGGCATGGGCCCGAGGACCGGGAATGCCGTGGGAGAAGCTTTGGGTCCCGGTTGCCCAAGCCCTCGCCGACCGACGACACACAGGGCCGCGGGAATCCCGCCCACCAATCACCGACTACGACGTGCGCTGGCTACTCAAGCACGCGGGAGCCTACATCGTCGAAGACCTGGGCCCTGGAGAGAAGTCCGTGTTCAGGCCCTTCCACCCTGCGCTCGTCACCCACCTTCGCCGCGAACCGGAGAACGAGCCCCCTGCAGCGACCCCGCATCGGCGAGGACACGAAGCCGGCGTCGAACAGGCAGTCACGAACGCTCTCCTTGCCACCGTGCCGCAGGACGCCGAGGGACACAGGGAATGGCTCTCAGCCCACCTGTATCTGCGCACCTACCTCGCCCAGCACGCCGCCGAAGCGGGCCCCGACGTCTTCGCACGGCTGATGGAGGAAAGCGGATTCCTGGCCGTCGCTGACCCGGTCACTCTGACACCCGTGCTGACCAACGAGTCAACGCTGGCCGCGGCTCCCTCGCTGGCCGGTGTCGAGAGGATCTACCGACGAGCCCGTCCTCTGCTCACAAGCAACCCGCCTGCGAACGCCGCATACTTGGAGGAAGCCGCCACAGCTCTCGCCCGGGGGCCCCACACGCGTGAAGACCGCTCGATCCGCCCCTGGTATAGCACACTCCTGGCATCGATCCGGCACGACCAGAGCAAATGGACCCTGACAGGACACACCGACAAGGTCAACGCCATCGCCTTCGGCAGGAGAGCCGACGGCAACCTCCTGCTGGCCGCAGCGAGCGACGACGGAACCGTGCGCCTGTGGAACCCGATCACCAACCTAAGGTACAAACGACCGCTAAGGATGCACATCGGCAGCGTCAGCACCGTCGCCTTCGGCACAACAAGAAAGGGAACGCTGCTGCTTGCCTCCGCTGGCTGGCAGAACGTACGGGTATGGAAGGCGACCTCCGGAACCCAGATCCAGCGCATCCCCGCCCACGTCAGCAGAGTGAACTCGGTGGCCTTCGGTACCGCCCGCAACGGCCGACTCCTGCTGGCCTCTGGGGGCGACGACGGCACGGTCCAGCTCTGGAACCCCATGACGGGCAGCGCCCTCCAGGGTCCCCTGAGGGGCCACGCGGGACCGGTGAACTGTGTCGCCATCGGCACGTTCCAGGGCCAGCCCATGCTGGCTTCGGCAGGCGCTGACGGGACGGTCCGCCTGTGGAGCCCCACCACGGGGCAGGAACTCAGGGGCGCGGTGACGAGGCGGACGGGCCCAGTGAACGCGGTGGCCTTCGTCGCGCATGAGGATCGCCTTCTCTTGGCTTCGGCGGGCGAGGACGGAGCCGTCCAGATCGACGACGCCATAACGGGTGAACAGTTCTGCGAGCCCGTCGTCGACCACCACGGTGCCGTGCGGTCGCTGGACCTGCACAGATCCTCCGACGGCAAACTCCACTTGTACGTGGCGGACTCCGACCCCTCCGGCAAGGTGCGTGTCTGGCAGCTTCCAAGCGGCAGCCCGGCGTGTCCTCCGCTGGCGGGCCACGGGCTGGCCGTGCGTTCGGTGGCCGCCGTGGCTGGCCCTGACGGACGGCCCCTGCTGGCATCGGGGAGCGAGGACACGACCGTACGGGTGTGGGATCCGCTCACGGCCAGGCACGAGGAACTCCCAGCACCGGACACACATGTGCTGAGTGTCGCCGTCGGACCGAACGGAGCTAGCGGCTCCCCGATGGCGTACGGCAGTGACGACGGGAGCGTTCGACTGTGGGACGGGAACGGCGAGCCGCACCGGCTCGGGGAGCACCGCACCGGCGCTCGGACTCTGGCATTCGACATGGACCCTGCCAGGCATGGCGTGCTGGCCTCCGGCGGCGAGACGGGCAAGATCAAGCTGTGGCGCCCGGACCGGCGGGAACAGATCGGCGAACTCTCTACCGGCACCGGCCACGCCATCACCACTGCCGCGTTCGGCCTCTCGACCGAGGACCACTCCGTGCTCGCCCTCGGAGACGACGAAGGACGCGTGTGGCTGTCGGACGGCGACGGCGGTGCGGTGCAGGAGCTGTATCGCCATCAGCACGCCGTGCGGACGGCGACGTTCGGCACAGGGCGGGACGGACACACGTTGCTCGCCTCCGGAGGCAGCGACGGATCGATCCGGCTCTGGGACTGCCACACGAAGCAGCCCGTTCACAGCCCCCTCAGCGACACACCGCTGCCCGGTGTGCTGGTCTGCGGCACCACCTCCAGCGGCCGGTGCCTGGTCGCCACCGGTGACGACCAGGGGTTCGTACGGCTGCTGGACCCAGTAACCGGCGAGCAGCTCGCTGAACCTCCCAGAGGCCGGCGCAGCCCGATCCAGTTCCTGACCGTCTCCACCACTGCGGACGGCCACCTGGTGGTCCTCTCGGCAGGCGCAGCTTGGCTACAGCTATGGGACGTCACTGCGGCGACAGCTCCTGTGGCCCTGCGCCGTCGATCAGAAGTCCGGGCCATCGCCGCCAACGGCACTACCCTGGCGATCGGCGACAGCGAAGGCGTCAGCGTCCTCGCCTTCCACGGATAA
- a CDS encoding HK97 gp10 family phage protein, giving the protein MASPQNPNPNAHPRAGAYSNAPQIAARLNARAAAAIPAVASVVQHYAMLLETAIKANASGRPGPNAPTGDYRRSWTHEISTNGMSVEAVVGTNKPQSRRLEYGFVGADILGRIYNQPPFPHVGPAVEQIRPAFLAAIGAAVGD; this is encoded by the coding sequence ATGGCATCCCCGCAGAACCCAAACCCCAACGCGCACCCGCGTGCGGGGGCGTACTCCAACGCCCCGCAGATTGCGGCGAGGCTGAATGCCCGCGCGGCAGCCGCGATACCTGCTGTGGCCAGTGTCGTGCAGCACTACGCCATGCTGCTGGAGACCGCGATCAAGGCCAATGCGAGCGGCAGGCCGGGGCCGAATGCCCCGACCGGCGACTACCGCCGTTCCTGGACACACGAGATCAGCACCAACGGCATGAGTGTCGAAGCGGTAGTCGGGACCAACAAGCCGCAGAGCAGGCGCCTCGAATACGGCTTCGTCGGCGCCGACATCCTCGGGAGGATCTACAACCAGCCCCCATTTCCCCACGTGGGACCGGCTGTCGAGCAGATCAGGCCCGCCTTCCTGGCCGCCATCGGTGCGGCGGTGGGTGACTGA